In Myxococcales bacterium, a single genomic region encodes these proteins:
- a CDS encoding tetratricopeptide repeat protein yields the protein MKARRRRAKGTDGQDRTSARHAFARLGAWGVGLLAVVQSSPAWAGPEESASTAQSEVMAADRESGSVQATVRSTQAQLVTVEQRLANGEILYRTAIATSDPGRRRGDLDRAQLVFSEIIEGFPDTRSAPDAMFLRGETYYAAGEYLSARRDYRTIVERQNDGSYSPFAGRAVARLIDVAIRLQDFASLDDIFQKLNQVPPSQVDAALTYAKGKAYYFKKDYANANQALSQVGVGTLYGHQARYFQGLLRMRESKPDPAATGARVPPNYRSAVEAFRAVTDLAPDTAEHRHVIDLSWMAIGRLFYEMEQYQQAADAYQRVARESPEFGTMLYELAWVFVRMGDVQRAERALEVLAISDPESSFVGDGTLLRADLLLRAGAFDKALELYLKVRDEFEPTRAKLDTFLATTTDPAVFYEKISKQQLDALDQSEQLPPITLKWAREMEDGPAAFRIIDDINECKQLIRSSELVEKLITVINSPSRIRAFPELKAGEQQAVGLLNRIAKARLELAKALDGVEPAQMSGEIESVRAQRRQFMASVGQMPVLSAEFEQRDAAGMKQWNTVSQELSRRLLEMDRLQAVANGLRRILREDAQRGVTRDAQSVQRFQAEIEANEKQLKVFREQAADLRRQIEIGRAQVGLGDARYQSDGTARASFRDSFDREVQLAQQGQAGAEAQRYASRVWPILVQARAVEDRLTQAFIDLEKQVEGRVAELKGKVDAERVKLGGYQGDLLKLDGEAKDLVGRVAQRNFLLVRDKVRSIVLRSDVGITEQAWEVREEELERVRTLQTERARQEQILDEELREVLDDSGDAPK from the coding sequence GTGAAAGCGAGAAGGCGGCGCGCAAAGGGAACCGACGGGCAAGACCGCACGTCGGCTCGCCACGCCTTCGCCCGCCTCGGCGCGTGGGGTGTGGGTCTCTTGGCCGTCGTTCAATCCAGTCCCGCGTGGGCCGGGCCCGAAGAGAGCGCGTCAACCGCGCAGTCTGAGGTCATGGCGGCGGACCGTGAGTCAGGCTCCGTGCAGGCCACGGTCCGCAGCACGCAAGCTCAGCTGGTCACCGTCGAGCAGCGCCTCGCCAACGGCGAGATCCTCTACCGCACGGCCATCGCGACGAGCGACCCCGGCCGCCGGCGCGGCGACCTCGATCGCGCGCAGCTCGTCTTCAGCGAGATCATCGAAGGGTTCCCCGACACCCGTTCGGCGCCCGACGCCATGTTCCTTCGCGGCGAAACCTACTACGCCGCGGGCGAATACCTCTCGGCGCGTCGGGACTATCGCACCATCGTCGAGCGGCAGAATGACGGCAGCTACTCGCCGTTTGCGGGGCGAGCCGTCGCGCGACTCATCGACGTCGCGATTCGTCTCCAGGACTTCGCGAGCCTCGACGACATTTTTCAAAAGCTGAACCAGGTGCCGCCTTCGCAGGTCGACGCCGCGCTCACCTACGCCAAGGGCAAGGCGTACTACTTCAAGAAGGACTACGCGAACGCCAACCAGGCGCTCTCGCAGGTTGGCGTCGGAACGCTCTACGGTCACCAGGCTCGCTACTTTCAGGGCCTGCTGCGCATGCGCGAGTCGAAGCCCGATCCGGCAGCGACGGGCGCGCGCGTTCCCCCGAACTACCGGAGCGCCGTCGAGGCGTTCCGCGCGGTCACCGACCTCGCACCCGACACGGCGGAGCACCGCCACGTCATCGATCTCTCCTGGATGGCCATCGGGCGCCTCTTCTACGAGATGGAGCAGTACCAGCAAGCGGCTGACGCCTACCAACGCGTGGCGCGCGAATCGCCCGAGTTCGGGACCATGCTCTACGAGCTCGCCTGGGTCTTCGTCCGCATGGGCGACGTCCAGCGAGCCGAACGCGCCCTCGAGGTCCTCGCCATCAGCGATCCCGAGTCCTCTTTCGTTGGTGACGGCACGCTCCTTCGCGCCGACCTCCTCCTCCGAGCGGGCGCGTTCGACAAGGCGCTGGAGCTCTACCTCAAGGTTCGCGACGAATTCGAGCCGACGCGCGCGAAGCTCGACACCTTTCTAGCCACGACGACCGACCCCGCGGTTTTCTACGAGAAGATCTCCAAGCAGCAGCTCGACGCGCTCGACCAGAGCGAACAGCTTCCGCCGATCACGCTCAAGTGGGCGCGCGAGATGGAAGACGGGCCTGCGGCCTTCCGGATCATCGACGACATCAACGAGTGCAAGCAGCTCATCCGCTCGTCGGAGCTCGTCGAAAAGCTCATCACGGTCATCAACTCGCCGAGTCGCATTCGCGCCTTTCCCGAGTTGAAGGCCGGCGAACAGCAGGCCGTCGGCCTCCTCAACCGGATTGCGAAAGCTCGCCTTGAGCTTGCGAAGGCGCTCGACGGCGTTGAGCCGGCGCAGATGTCTGGCGAGATTGAATCGGTGCGCGCTCAGCGACGCCAGTTCATGGCGAGCGTCGGACAAATGCCGGTCCTCTCTGCTGAGTTCGAGCAACGTGACGCCGCTGGCATGAAGCAGTGGAACACCGTCTCGCAAGAGCTCTCAAGGCGGCTCCTCGAGATGGACCGGCTTCAGGCCGTCGCCAACGGCCTCCGGCGAATTCTGCGCGAAGACGCCCAGCGCGGCGTGACGCGTGATGCGCAGTCGGTGCAGCGATTCCAGGCCGAGATCGAGGCGAACGAGAAGCAGCTCAAGGTCTTTCGCGAGCAAGCGGCAGACCTTCGCAGACAGATCGAAATCGGTCGCGCTCAGGTCGGCCTCGGCGACGCGCGGTACCAGAGCGACGGCACGGCGCGCGCGTCGTTCCGCGACTCCTTCGACCGCGAGGTGCAGCTCGCGCAGCAAGGGCAGGCGGGGGCCGAGGCGCAACGATATGCGTCGCGCGTTTGGCCGATCCTCGTCCAGGCGCGCGCCGTTGAGGACCGACTCACCCAAGCGTTCATCGACCTGGAGAAGCAAGTCGAAGGGCGCGTCGCTGAGCTGAAGGGCAAGGTTGACGCCGAACGCGTCAAGCTCGGCGGCTACCAGGGTGACCTCCTCAAGCTCGACGGGGAGGCCAAAGACCTCGTCGGCAGGGTTGCTCAGCGCAACTTCCTCCTGGTCCGGGACAAGGTACGCAGCATCGTGCTGCGCTCTGACGTCGGCATTACGGAACAGGCCTGGGAGGTTCGTGAAGAGGAGCTCGAGCGCGTTCGTACGCTTCAAACGGAACGAGCTCGCCAAGAGCAGATCCTCGATGAGGAGCTGCGCGAAGTCCTCGACGATTCGGGCGACGCGCCGAAGTAG
- a CDS encoding tetratricopeptide repeat protein — translation MSAAGAFAGCGGDPQEVKYPTTDAGGAAVVRPADSSGQSAVVGETAGGGGTGLTGAAREAYDRGWKAWLSGDLATAKASFTEAAQKAPTNPAPQHSLGVVLERLGETAGAQQAYRAAFSAKPDHEPSASAFALSLARSGHGGEADTFLTDRNNKQKDNPRVLTCLAEVKSLAKDSATAQQLAQEALRINPDYKEAMVVIARDHYRAGRIDLAKYALQAILDGFGDSSPPRDKGNAEAHLLRGIIGREQGQRLAAMRDFEAAKAKRPDLVEAQIQAGAMKLEAGNVTEALPMLETAARYAPKSAIAHLNLGDAYRLSTRTDDAKKEFDTALSLDSSLAAAHYNMGLMYLFAPNMPGMTSDQQVTSAIREFETYKTMKGRAPGGAEDVDELLNRAKQKQAELKLGSSAAAAPPAGAKPAPAGSSPPPEAKPAAAADAGAPKK, via the coding sequence ATGTCTGCCGCCGGTGCCTTCGCCGGTTGCGGTGGCGATCCGCAAGAGGTGAAGTACCCCACGACCGACGCCGGCGGTGCCGCGGTGGTTCGACCGGCGGACTCGAGCGGCCAGTCGGCCGTGGTAGGAGAGACCGCCGGCGGCGGGGGGACCGGCCTCACGGGCGCCGCCCGCGAAGCCTACGACCGCGGCTGGAAGGCGTGGCTGTCGGGTGACCTTGCTACAGCAAAGGCATCCTTCACCGAGGCGGCGCAGAAGGCCCCGACGAACCCCGCGCCGCAACACTCGCTGGGTGTGGTCCTCGAGCGGCTAGGGGAGACGGCGGGGGCCCAACAGGCCTACCGCGCGGCGTTTTCCGCGAAGCCCGATCACGAGCCCTCCGCGAGCGCGTTCGCACTGTCGTTGGCGCGATCGGGCCACGGCGGCGAAGCCGACACCTTCCTGACGGACCGCAACAACAAGCAGAAGGATAACCCGCGCGTTCTCACCTGCCTGGCCGAGGTGAAGTCGCTCGCCAAGGACAGCGCGACGGCCCAGCAGCTCGCGCAAGAAGCGTTGCGCATCAACCCCGACTACAAAGAGGCGATGGTCGTCATCGCGCGCGATCACTACCGTGCGGGCCGCATCGATCTGGCCAAATATGCGCTCCAGGCGATCCTCGATGGCTTCGGCGATTCCAGCCCGCCGCGCGACAAGGGCAACGCGGAGGCGCACCTCTTGCGGGGGATCATCGGTCGCGAGCAAGGTCAACGGCTCGCGGCGATGCGCGACTTCGAAGCGGCCAAGGCCAAGCGACCGGACCTTGTCGAGGCGCAGATCCAAGCCGGTGCGATGAAGCTCGAAGCTGGCAACGTCACCGAAGCGCTGCCGATGCTCGAGACGGCGGCACGCTACGCCCCCAAGAGCGCCATCGCGCATCTCAACCTCGGTGACGCGTACCGCCTGTCGACGCGTACCGACGACGCGAAGAAGGAGTTCGACACAGCGTTGTCGCTGGATTCGAGCTTGGCGGCGGCGCACTACAACATGGGCCTCATGTACCTCTTCGCGCCCAACATGCCCGGCATGACGTCGGACCAGCAGGTGACCTCCGCCATTCGTGAGTTCGAGACCTACAAGACCATGAAGGGCCGGGCGCCGGGCGGTGCAGAAGACGTCGACGAACTTCTCAACCGCGCCAAGCAGAAGCAGGCCGAGCTGAAGCTTGGGTCCTCGGCGGCCGCAGCCCCGCCTGCCGGTGCGAAGCCAGCCCCTGCCGGCTCAAGTCCGCCTCCAGAAGCAAAACCTGCCGCCGCCGCCGACGCTGGGGCCCCGAAGAAGTAA
- a CDS encoding polysaccharide export protein, which yields MLAVLRVGLLTLAVVMAAGCSGNRPPPPELPPLERNTTLGPGDLLQIDVVGEKDLPREYQVFSDGSIEFPYLDKVAVAGQEPQQVVETIKARLKEQKILVDPKVTMIVKLYASKSVSVIGQVQKPGQIAWSEGVTLLKAISQVGGVTQLANSNSVVLIRRTKDGRSLRVLVSLDGIIENQQADIPLQAGDTIKVEQRAF from the coding sequence TTGCTCGCAGTGCTCCGCGTTGGACTGCTGACGCTCGCCGTCGTGATGGCCGCTGGTTGCTCCGGCAACCGGCCGCCACCGCCTGAGCTGCCGCCGCTCGAGCGCAACACGACCCTCGGCCCTGGCGATCTCCTCCAGATCGATGTCGTGGGCGAGAAGGATCTGCCGCGGGAATACCAGGTTTTCTCCGACGGTTCGATCGAGTTCCCGTACCTGGACAAGGTCGCCGTGGCGGGGCAGGAGCCCCAACAGGTCGTCGAGACGATCAAGGCACGCTTGAAGGAGCAGAAGATCCTCGTCGACCCGAAGGTCACGATGATCGTCAAGCTCTACGCCTCGAAGTCGGTGAGCGTCATCGGGCAGGTGCAGAAGCCCGGGCAGATTGCGTGGTCGGAAGGCGTGACGCTCCTCAAGGCGATCTCGCAAGTGGGCGGGGTCACGCAACTCGCCAACAGCAACAGCGTGGTCCTCATTCGACGGACCAAGGACGGCCGCAGCCTGCGCGTCCTCGTGAGTCTCGACGGCATCATCGAGAACCAGCAGGCGGACATCCCGCTACAGGCTGGCGACACGATCAAGGTCGAGCAGCGCGCCTTCTGA
- a CDS encoding AgmX/PglI C-terminal domain-containing protein, protein MNVGPQPGGQPGRPGQMTAVMRAVMQQTGPKVLRIGLVQGGRVVEERIIKQRTSVTIGASEKAMFVITAQTVGPQFKLFELVGNDYYLNFLDGMMGRVALQTGISDLAGLKGQAKRAGNAYQVKLTEEARGKVVVGDTTFLFQFVAPPPPQPRPQLPLAVKGGLASQIDWNLTIIAAFSFLLHFGFIGAMYSDWLDPVVSDDVSLAGLIDQMRNVPTPPVETPPDTPTSTAPTEKAPAAEAPKAGGKPAGPGDKGAGKVSEKTAAALSQKAEAMEMQMLAAFGGASAVQGALNRSDIPPADLSEAARSGAGVSNTGGDLKLGSAGGGMVTPGKAGNGLQGIGVTGGGGTGGTAGAEGAVKGPTGVANIGRAEMSVPVANAERTVAGLRTKFKRCYDKGLQSDPSMSGAVTIVTKVSSNGEVTAADAQGNSGLSAEVVTCIQRAVKGAQFEAPGGSGSTINIPVKFVQQGK, encoded by the coding sequence ATGAACGTCGGACCGCAGCCGGGAGGACAGCCGGGACGCCCCGGGCAAATGACCGCCGTCATGCGGGCGGTCATGCAACAGACCGGCCCCAAGGTGCTTCGCATCGGCCTCGTCCAAGGCGGACGAGTCGTCGAAGAGCGCATCATCAAGCAGCGCACGAGCGTCACCATCGGCGCGAGCGAAAAGGCGATGTTCGTCATCACGGCGCAGACCGTGGGACCGCAATTCAAGCTCTTCGAGCTCGTCGGCAACGACTACTACTTGAACTTCTTGGACGGCATGATGGGCCGCGTCGCGCTGCAGACCGGCATCAGCGATCTCGCGGGCCTGAAGGGGCAAGCGAAACGCGCCGGCAACGCCTACCAGGTGAAGCTCACCGAAGAGGCCCGCGGCAAAGTTGTCGTCGGCGACACGACGTTCTTGTTTCAGTTCGTCGCGCCGCCCCCGCCGCAACCGCGCCCGCAGTTGCCGCTCGCCGTCAAGGGCGGGCTCGCAAGCCAGATCGACTGGAACCTCACCATCATCGCGGCGTTCTCGTTCTTGCTCCACTTCGGGTTCATCGGCGCGATGTACTCCGACTGGCTTGACCCGGTGGTCAGCGACGACGTGTCCCTCGCGGGGCTGATCGATCAAATGCGCAACGTTCCGACGCCACCGGTGGAGACGCCGCCCGACACACCAACGTCAACGGCACCCACGGAGAAAGCGCCGGCGGCGGAAGCGCCGAAGGCCGGCGGAAAGCCCGCGGGCCCCGGTGACAAGGGCGCAGGGAAGGTGAGCGAGAAGACCGCGGCGGCGCTCTCCCAAAAAGCCGAGGCGATGGAGATGCAAATGCTCGCAGCCTTCGGCGGCGCATCGGCAGTGCAAGGCGCTCTCAACCGCAGCGACATTCCGCCGGCCGACTTGAGCGAAGCCGCGCGCTCCGGCGCCGGCGTCAGCAATACGGGCGGCGACCTGAAGCTCGGTAGCGCGGGCGGCGGGATGGTCACGCCGGGCAAAGCCGGCAACGGGCTGCAAGGCATCGGCGTCACGGGTGGTGGCGGCACTGGTGGCACGGCCGGCGCGGAAGGCGCCGTCAAAGGCCCCACCGGCGTCGCGAACATCGGGCGCGCTGAAATGAGCGTTCCCGTGGCAAACGCCGAGCGCACCGTCGCGGGGCTGCGCACGAAGTTCAAGCGCTGTTACGACAAGGGTCTTCAGAGCGACCCGTCGATGTCTGGCGCCGTCACGATCGTGACCAAGGTCTCCTCAAACGGAGAAGTCACGGCCGCCGATGCGCAGGGCAACTCGGGCCTCTCGGCCGAGGTCGTGACGTGCATCCAGCGCGCGGTGAAGGGCGCCCAATTCGAGGCACCCGGCGGCAGCGGGTCGACCATCAACATTCCGGTTAAGTTCGTGCAGCAGGGGAAGTAG
- the mazG gene encoding nucleoside triphosphate pyrophosphohydrolase, whose amino-acid sequence MTLPRFDENAPRPIAELGAQSGTTLERLVGVMRRLLADDGCPWDREQDFASLKRYVLEEACEVMDAIDTGDRAALKDELGDLLLQVVFQAELARTERTFAIDDVVEAIVSKLVRRHPHVFGDVEAKNTDEVLSNWEKIKVAEKGERGVLSGLPRSLPALMRAQRVGEKVARVGFDWDDRSGSRAKVTEEVRELDEAILSGSREAIEEELGDVFFALVNLARHIDVDAEGALRKTIDKFSRRFEHVEARVREVHGGWGAPGEPKHPLAVLDGYWEEAKRLERK is encoded by the coding sequence ATGACGCTCCCGCGCTTCGACGAGAACGCCCCTCGCCCCATCGCCGAGCTCGGCGCCCAATCGGGAACGACCTTGGAGCGCCTGGTGGGCGTCATGCGACGCCTCTTGGCCGACGACGGCTGTCCCTGGGACCGCGAGCAGGACTTCGCGAGCCTCAAGCGCTACGTGCTCGAAGAAGCCTGCGAGGTGATGGACGCCATCGACACCGGCGACCGCGCGGCGCTCAAGGACGAGCTGGGTGACTTGCTCTTGCAGGTCGTCTTTCAAGCGGAGTTGGCGCGCACGGAGCGCACGTTTGCCATCGACGACGTCGTGGAAGCCATCGTGTCGAAGCTCGTTCGGCGGCATCCGCATGTCTTCGGCGACGTCGAGGCCAAGAACACCGACGAGGTCCTCTCCAACTGGGAGAAGATAAAGGTCGCCGAGAAGGGCGAGCGCGGCGTCCTGTCAGGCCTTCCGCGCAGTCTTCCAGCGTTGATGCGGGCCCAACGCGTCGGCGAGAAGGTGGCTCGCGTGGGCTTCGATTGGGACGATCGAAGCGGCTCACGAGCCAAGGTCACGGAAGAAGTTCGAGAGTTGGATGAGGCCATTCTGTCGGGTTCGCGCGAGGCCATCGAAGAGGAGCTCGGCGATGTGTTTTTCGCCCTCGTGAATCTGGCGCGCCACATCGACGTGGATGCGGAAGGCGCCTTGCGGAAGACCATCGATAAGTTCAGTCGCCGCTTCGAACACGTTGAAGCACGCGTTCGCGAGGTCCACGGCGGCTGGGGCGCCCCGGGCGAACCAAAACACCCGCTTGCGGTGCTCGATGGCTACTGGGAAGAGGCCAAGCGGCTCGAACGCAAGTAG